One window from the genome of Spirochaetaceae bacterium encodes:
- a CDS encoding cysteine peptidase family C39 domain-containing protein, with protein sequence MPTFTRRARTPLMFQMEATECGAACLAAVLRHFGHWVSLEEMREACDVGRDGCSAADIVRAARQYGLQATGWRQDMEDLPGLSLPAILFWEFRHFVVLEGIGKRGYHLNDPSRGRRVVDRDGFDRAFTGVALELGPGESFHRTGRPPGVLRRLWPWVSGFRRSLLFAILAGLLLAAPGVAAPILLGLFVDDVLAGAQSGWSGVLVGAMAAAAAVAYLLTWLRVRALRRLSVAVAVRQADRFVGRLLGRSARFFARRMAGDLLSRMHSIERVVTVGVRQSVGVTVELAMSLAFLSLMFVYDATLAAVVVLIAVSCAIAARLASRWRTDDSHALRREHGLWTGVGLGGLRIIETIRATASEDGFYARWGGHQARELNARQRFEELGHVTEAVPVLFTALGGAAVLAIGGWYASSSAMPLGSLIAFYVLAWNFLQPVGRFVQFAELVRTLDAELARLEEVLDPRNADFVAPDARSAPPDAGSEAEPPAAPGVASVGGRLRLRGRVEMRDVTFGFQRYRPPLIDRFNLTIEPGQCVAIVGPSGSGKSTLSLLAAGIYRPWSGEILFDGMSRAEIPRAVLNDSIAVVTQDTALIAGSVRDNLTLWDPNVPDPQVIGAARDAAIHDEIIARSGGYDAEVEERGRNFSGGQRQRLEIARALVTGPSLLILDEATAALDAVTEMRIDDALRRRGCSCLIVAHRLSTIRDCDRIIVLDGGRAVQEGVHDDLIAAEGGLYRELVHAS encoded by the coding sequence ATGCCGACGTTTACCCGCCGCGCACGCACGCCGCTCATGTTTCAGATGGAGGCGACCGAGTGCGGCGCCGCGTGCCTGGCCGCCGTGCTCCGCCACTTTGGACACTGGGTGTCGCTCGAGGAGATGCGCGAGGCGTGCGACGTGGGCCGCGACGGCTGCTCAGCCGCCGACATCGTACGCGCGGCGCGCCAGTATGGGCTGCAGGCGACCGGCTGGAGGCAGGACATGGAGGATCTTCCCGGGCTGTCGCTGCCGGCCATCCTGTTCTGGGAGTTCCGGCACTTCGTCGTGCTGGAGGGGATCGGGAAGCGAGGCTACCATCTCAACGATCCGAGCCGCGGCCGGCGCGTGGTGGACCGGGACGGGTTCGACCGCGCGTTCACCGGGGTGGCCCTGGAACTGGGGCCGGGCGAGTCGTTCCACCGCACCGGGAGGCCGCCGGGCGTACTGCGCCGACTGTGGCCCTGGGTGAGCGGATTCCGGCGGTCGCTCCTGTTCGCGATCCTTGCCGGGCTGCTGCTCGCCGCGCCGGGGGTGGCGGCACCGATCCTGCTGGGCCTGTTCGTCGACGACGTTCTCGCGGGTGCACAGAGCGGCTGGAGCGGTGTCCTGGTGGGTGCCATGGCCGCCGCCGCCGCGGTCGCCTACCTGCTCACGTGGCTGCGCGTGCGGGCGCTGCGGCGGCTGTCGGTCGCGGTCGCGGTTCGGCAGGCGGATCGCTTCGTGGGCCGTCTGCTGGGCCGGTCGGCGCGCTTCTTCGCGCGCCGCATGGCCGGAGACCTGCTGTCGCGGATGCACTCCATCGAGCGGGTCGTCACCGTCGGCGTGCGGCAGTCGGTGGGCGTGACCGTCGAGCTGGCGATGAGCCTGGCGTTCCTGTCGCTGATGTTCGTGTACGATGCGACCCTCGCGGCCGTGGTGGTGCTGATCGCGGTGTCGTGCGCGATTGCCGCACGGCTCGCAAGCCGCTGGCGGACCGACGACAGCCATGCCTTGCGCCGCGAGCATGGCCTGTGGACGGGCGTCGGTCTCGGCGGATTGCGCATCATCGAGACCATTCGGGCGACCGCGTCCGAGGATGGCTTCTACGCCCGCTGGGGCGGACACCAGGCGCGCGAGCTGAACGCCCGCCAGCGATTCGAGGAGCTCGGTCACGTCACCGAGGCGGTGCCGGTCCTGTTTACCGCACTCGGCGGGGCCGCGGTGCTGGCGATCGGCGGATGGTACGCGTCGTCGTCGGCGATGCCGCTCGGCAGCTTGATCGCGTTCTACGTGCTGGCCTGGAACTTCCTGCAGCCGGTCGGGCGGTTCGTGCAGTTTGCCGAGCTGGTCCGCACGCTGGACGCGGAGTTGGCACGGCTGGAGGAGGTGCTCGACCCGCGCAACGCGGACTTCGTCGCCCCGGACGCGCGGAGCGCCCCGCCGGACGCGGGGAGCGAGGCCGAACCGCCCGCCGCGCCGGGTGTCGCGAGCGTCGGCGGGCGGCTCCGGCTGCGCGGCCGGGTCGAGATGCGCGACGTTACGTTCGGGTTTCAGCGCTATCGGCCACCGCTGATCGACCGATTCAACCTCACGATCGAGCCCGGCCAGTGCGTCGCCATCGTCGGACCCAGCGGATCGGGCAAGTCGACCCTGTCGCTGCTGGCGGCGGGGATCTACCGGCCCTGGTCGGGTGAGATACTGTTCGACGGCATGAGCCGCGCCGAGATCCCGCGCGCGGTGCTCAACGACTCGATCGCGGTCGTGACCCAGGACACGGCGCTGATCGCGGGCTCGGTGCGCGACAATCTCACGCTGTGGGACCCGAACGTTCCTGACCCGCAGGTGATCGGCGCGGCCCGCGATGCGGCGATCCATGACGAGATCATCGCCCGATCCGGTGGCTACGACGCCGAGGTCGAGGAACGCGGACGCAACTTCAGCGGCGGCCAGCGCCAGCGGCTGGAGATCGCCCGCGCGCTGGTCACCGGCCCCTCGCTGCTGATTCTCGACGAGGCCACGGCGGCGCTCGACGCGGTCACCGAGATGCGGATCGACGACGCACTGCGCCGCCGCGGCTGCTCGTGCCTGATCGTCGCCCACCGCCTGAGCACAATCCGCGACTGTGACCGCATCATCGTGCTCGACGGCGGGCGGGCGGTGCAGGAAGGCGTCCATGACGATCTTATCGCCGCCGAGGGCGGTCTCTACCGGGAACTCGTCCATGCATCCTGA
- a CDS encoding HlyD family efflux transporter periplasmic adaptor subunit produces MTGLGGSQFRERAIVRNAQAEPLDDRAQVTAPREWVVLACLGLALAALVAWGVFGSVERTLLADGVLVLSGDRRTLLSGAAGAVTDILTPAGRRVARGEVIVRIAVAQRGAAPAEATIVSPGSGVVAAVLVTRGQTIPAGGPVADVVYGGARRMDAVAFVPPRDAWLLAAGMSARVAVESPEGVRVLQARLTTIAPRAASPPGWLTRVLPDAPMPGRGHLLRIAIANTPGSVPPDGALRRLDDGTPCRIEVVVERTSPFRLLIRR; encoded by the coding sequence GTGACCGGCCTCGGCGGCAGTCAGTTTCGAGAGCGCGCCATTGTCCGCAATGCACAGGCGGAGCCGCTGGACGACCGCGCTCAGGTGACCGCGCCTCGCGAATGGGTGGTGCTTGCGTGCCTGGGGCTGGCCCTTGCCGCGCTCGTCGCCTGGGGCGTCTTCGGCAGCGTGGAACGCACGCTGCTCGCGGATGGCGTGCTGGTCCTGTCCGGCGACCGGCGCACGCTCCTGTCGGGCGCCGCGGGAGCGGTGACCGACATTCTGACGCCGGCGGGACGGCGGGTGGCCCGTGGCGAGGTGATTGTCCGGATCGCCGTTGCCCAACGCGGGGCGGCGCCGGCAGAAGCGACCATCGTCAGTCCCGGTAGCGGCGTGGTAGCCGCCGTGCTCGTGACACGCGGCCAGACGATTCCCGCCGGCGGACCGGTCGCCGACGTCGTATATGGAGGCGCCCGCCGGATGGACGCGGTGGCGTTCGTCCCGCCGAGGGACGCGTGGCTGCTCGCCGCCGGCATGAGCGCGCGGGTGGCGGTCGAGTCGCCCGAGGGGGTCCGCGTGCTGCAGGCAAGGCTCACCACGATCGCGCCGCGCGCCGCGAGTCCTCCGGGCTGGCTGACGCGAGTGCTTCCGGACGCCCCCATGCCGGGACGGGGTCATCTCCTCCGGATCGCGATTGCGAACACGCCGGGGTCCGTGCCCCCGGACGGTGCGCTGCGACGCCTCGACGACGGCACGCCGTGCCGGATCGAGGTCGTGGTCGAACGCACGTCTCCGTTCCGTCTCCTGATCCGCAGGTAG
- a CDS encoding NHLP leader peptide family RiPP precursor encodes MSTVETTSGAMTATELRDQLFAKAADDDEFRSRLLADPRSLLHDDYGIVLPENLTLHVHEEDATTAHLVLPRSKKLTEEELASTAGSGYY; translated from the coding sequence ATGAGTACAGTCGAAACGACCAGCGGCGCGATGACCGCAACCGAGCTCCGCGACCAACTGTTCGCGAAGGCGGCCGATGACGACGAGTTCCGCTCGCGGTTGCTGGCGGATCCGAGGTCACTCCTCCATGACGACTACGGCATTGTCCTGCCGGAGAACCTGACGCTCCACGTCCACGAGGAAGACGCGACGACCGCTCACTTGGTGCTGCCGCGTTCGAAGAAGCTCACCGAGGAGGAACTCGCGTCCACCGCCGGTAGTGGGTACTACTGA
- a CDS encoding cytochrome P450 — MTARGETWFEELIAAHATRMRDSPLAGYFADPFRFFAWARAEAPVLHLPEVDWWAVARYHDIRSVFRDPVTFSSSIVREPITPLCPRATEIRESAGVRLEPTLADEEPATHRRHRRLFGEGLSARRVARLEPMIRAIVNSQIDRFVDDGRADLLAGLLQPAASRITFHLLGGEDDHFDLADWPGGMRRVETWGTPTEAAQVSHMHMVARLWSVSGRLVRRAISHPGDSYLGDAVRARRAQPALFTDNYLHNVAFLLQTAGADNQSHALANGIRTMLDDRTPWQRLCADPGLIPGAVEEILRFGTPLLAFPRLATRDTEVGGRHLPAGARILLLLASGNRDETVFPDGERLDIDRDNARDHLSFGHGAHFCLGAPLARLEMKIILEELTRRLPRLRLADGGAPEVFRTFTFRGLKHLTVEWTRSSGGNGTAHR; from the coding sequence GTGACGGCACGCGGCGAAACGTGGTTCGAGGAGTTGATCGCGGCCCATGCCACGCGGATGCGCGATTCGCCGCTGGCCGGCTACTTTGCCGACCCGTTCCGGTTCTTCGCATGGGCCAGGGCAGAGGCGCCGGTGCTGCACCTTCCGGAAGTCGACTGGTGGGCGGTGGCCCGTTACCACGACATCCGCTCGGTGTTCAGGGATCCGGTAACCTTTTCGTCATCCATTGTCCGCGAGCCCATCACCCCGCTGTGCCCGCGGGCGACGGAGATCCGCGAGTCGGCCGGCGTGCGGCTGGAGCCCACGCTCGCGGACGAGGAGCCGGCGACGCACCGGCGCCACCGGCGCTTGTTCGGCGAGGGGCTGTCCGCACGCCGCGTGGCCCGGCTCGAGCCGATGATCCGCGCCATCGTCAACAGCCAGATCGACCGCTTCGTCGATGACGGGCGCGCGGACCTGCTCGCCGGGCTCCTGCAGCCCGCCGCGAGCCGGATCACGTTCCACCTGCTCGGCGGGGAAGACGACCACTTCGACCTTGCCGACTGGCCCGGCGGGATGCGCCGCGTTGAAACCTGGGGGACACCGACGGAGGCGGCGCAGGTCTCCCACATGCACATGGTGGCCCGGTTGTGGTCCGTCAGCGGCAGGCTGGTGAGACGTGCGATCTCGCACCCCGGCGACAGCTACCTCGGCGACGCGGTGCGCGCCCGGCGTGCACAGCCGGCGCTGTTCACGGACAATTATCTCCACAACGTCGCGTTCCTGCTGCAGACCGCCGGCGCCGACAATCAGAGCCATGCGCTTGCCAACGGCATCAGGACCATGCTCGACGACCGGACGCCCTGGCAACGCCTGTGCGCCGACCCCGGGCTCATCCCCGGCGCGGTCGAAGAGATCCTGCGCTTCGGCACGCCGCTGCTGGCGTTCCCGCGCCTGGCGACCCGCGACACGGAGGTGGGTGGGCGGCACCTTCCCGCCGGAGCGAGAATCCTGCTGCTGCTTGCTTCGGGCAATCGCGACGAAACCGTGTTTCCGGACGGCGAACGGCTGGACATCGACCGCGACAACGCCCGCGATCATCTTTCGTTCGGGCACGGTGCGCACTTCTGCCTCGGAGCGCCGCTGGCCCGGCTGGAGATGAAGATCATCCTGGAGGAGCTGACCCGCCGCCTGCCCCGCCTGCGGTTGGCGGACGGCGGTGCTCCCGAGGTCTTCCGGACGTTCACGTTCCGCGGGCTGAAGCACCTCACGGTGGAGTGGACCCGCAGCTCCGGCGGCAACGGGACCGCTCACCGGTAG
- a CDS encoding cytochrome P450, whose protein sequence is MSEHGTTRFEQMVAGHAGYLRGSPLAGYLADPYRFFAWARAEAPVLHVAEVDWWAVARYRDIRAVFTDPATFSSANVRGPMTTASLCPQARETCESAGVRLEPALVDEDPPTHRGHRRFFGEGLSARRVAPLEPAIRALVTREIDRFAGDGRADLLAGLLQPAANRVMLRLLGGGDDDYDPADFPGGLRRLETWGAWTEAAQVALMNSVVRLWSLSGRLARRAIERPGDNYLGHAVRARRADPSLFTDNYLHNVAFLLQSSAADNLSHALANGIRALLDERPAWERLCADPGLIPNAVEEILRLGASALVSPRLVTRDAEIAGRHIPAGARVMLLRASGNRDETVFPRGERLDIDRGNVRDHLSFGHGPHFCLGAPLSRIAMKVVLEELTGRLPHLQLADGGVPDVVRAFTFRGLRRLAVEWG, encoded by the coding sequence ATGTCGGAGCACGGAACGACGCGGTTCGAGCAGATGGTCGCCGGTCATGCCGGGTACCTGCGCGGATCGCCGCTGGCCGGCTACCTTGCCGACCCCTACCGATTCTTCGCGTGGGCGAGGGCCGAGGCGCCGGTACTGCACGTAGCGGAAGTCGACTGGTGGGCGGTTGCCCGTTACCGCGACATCCGTGCGGTGTTCACCGACCCGGCAACCTTCTCGTCCGCCAACGTGCGCGGTCCCATGACCACGGCGTCGCTGTGCCCGCAGGCGAGGGAGACGTGCGAATCGGCGGGAGTGCGGCTGGAGCCCGCGCTGGTCGACGAGGATCCGCCGACGCACCGCGGCCACCGGCGTTTCTTCGGCGAGGGCCTGTCCGCGCGCCGCGTGGCCCCGCTGGAGCCGGCGATCCGCGCGCTCGTGACCCGCGAGATCGACCGTTTCGCCGGTGACGGGCGCGCGGACCTGCTCGCCGGGCTTCTGCAGCCGGCCGCAAACAGGGTGATGCTGCGCCTGCTCGGCGGCGGCGACGACGACTACGACCCGGCCGACTTCCCGGGCGGACTGCGCCGCCTCGAAACCTGGGGGGCGTGGACCGAGGCCGCGCAGGTTGCACTGATGAACTCGGTGGTCCGGTTGTGGTCGTTGAGCGGCAGGCTGGCGCGGAGGGCAATCGAGCGTCCCGGCGACAACTACCTCGGCCATGCGGTCCGCGCCCGGCGCGCGGACCCTTCCCTGTTCACGGACAACTACCTCCACAACGTCGCGTTCCTGCTGCAGAGTTCCGCCGCGGACAACCTGAGCCACGCGCTGGCCAACGGCATCCGTGCGCTGCTCGACGAGCGGCCGGCGTGGGAACGGTTGTGCGCCGACCCGGGGCTGATCCCCAACGCCGTCGAGGAGATCCTGCGTCTCGGCGCTTCCGCCCTGGTGTCTCCGCGTCTCGTGACCCGCGACGCCGAGATTGCCGGACGGCACATCCCCGCCGGAGCGAGGGTCATGCTGCTGCGCGCCTCCGGCAACCGCGACGAGACCGTGTTCCCGCGCGGCGAACGACTGGACATCGACCGCGGCAATGTCCGCGACCATCTCTCGTTCGGGCACGGCCCGCACTTCTGCCTCGGGGCGCCGCTCTCCCGGATCGCCATGAAGGTGGTCCTGGAGGAGCTGACCGGGCGCCTGCCGCACCTGCAGTTGGCGGACGGCGGCGTACCGGATGTCGTCCGCGCGTTCACGTTCCGCGGACTGAGGCGCCTCGCCGTCGAATGGGGTTGA